From the Montipora capricornis isolate CH-2021 chromosome 2, ASM3666992v2, whole genome shotgun sequence genome, one window contains:
- the LOC138038367 gene encoding transmembrane protein 35B-like, with the protein MASAVLKNSVAGLLVIAFCITGIVKITGKIAPEMHKKMRHEFVELAKVHPLKVWFGRNISPELYCSTIGYIEVICGLLLYNGTKPLKIASTAIMLIVMALVMQGLYWLHKPVIMFIPGAFSTFLLVLNFVFLLEEKPAKEEKKQ; encoded by the exons ATGGCCAGTGCAGTTCTAAAGAATTCTGTTGCGGGGCTCCTAGTTATTGCGTTCTGCATAACAGGTATCGTCAAAATTACGGGCAAAATTGCTCCTGAAATGCATAAGAAAATG AGGCATGAGTTTGTTGAATTGGCAAAAGTGCATCCCCTGAAGGTGTGGTTTGGTCGCAACATAAGTCCAGAACTCTATTGCTCTACAATAGGGTACATTGAAGTTATCTGTGGTCTGCTTCTGTATAATGGGACAAAACCTCTAAAGATAGCAAGTACAGCAATCATGTTAATTGTCATGGCATTAGTAATGCAGGGTCTCTACTGGCTTCACAAACCTGTTATCATGTTTATTCCTGGTGCATTCAGTACATTCCTACTTGTGTTAAACTTTGTGTTCCTCTTAGAAGAGAAGCCTgcaaaagaggaaaagaaacaGTAA